The Belonocnema kinseyi isolate 2016_QV_RU_SX_M_011 chromosome 1, B_treatae_v1, whole genome shotgun sequence genomic interval cgtgcctattttttttttgtgaacaattttccaaagcttttcgagtctgtaattaacctggaatcttaCTAACCGGTGGattaaatgtctaaactttgagaatccatggttcaaagatcgatttttcgttttagtattttcaaaatggcgtcttaatggcaaaatttttgtgaaaacattcatgaatttttttacaataaatgatgcgcttttcggaaaaatcatcaagaataaaaagttcttgtaatcagccaaggaatacgcctgaattttttcgaagcgttttgagcaaaattttggattttgcatatgaacaatttttgcaaaattcaaaattttgctcaaaacgctccggaaaaattcaggagTATTCCTCGGCttattacaagaactttttattcttgacaaattttccgaaaagcgcatagtttttcaataaaaaatttcctacgatttcgtaacctttattgcactctgacatcaaaccacaccttcactgcattgtcatcctgggaattttcgagtacacccagcaaaaaaaaaatgccaaagcgtaaagcctcaaaaattgcaacaaactccgaatcggaatgggattccgataaaaatgatgaacgtatcatcatacctaatacagattactctggctctgatggagatgattcatcagatgacaagaattcgggatcggaatttcccagaccgaattttaaaattttttcacgaataatagaatNNNNNNNNNNNNNNNNNNNNNNNNNNNNNNNNNNNNNNNNNNNNNNNNNNNNNNNNNNNNNNNNNNNNNNNNNNNNNNNNNNNNNNNNNNNNNNNNNNNNacgccaattagcacaaatggtaagttccgacagtgcctacaagtgtgcctactggccgctagatggcaataccggtttcatatgtatacacctggtatgtagccagctttttttaaagaaattttaaaaagttagggcattttgaaaatttttgagattacttttttttaatatttgaaatttgtttcgaTAGCTGTTTATGGTAGATCAAAATAcgaaaaaccaaacgaaaattaacatttgaagccaaaaaaagcgtgatatgggaaaaagtcaaaaaaagaaaaacgttagtTTTTCAAGGTCCTACAAGATTGtctaaagaactttttaaattttgttaacataaaatcgaaaatttaaatttttgtcgtaAGAAAACTCATGATAAAGCAATAACTACGTTTTGTGGAAAACAAAACAAGATACGGAAAGAgatagattgacaaaaattgtgcagctaaaaaaaaatagcaaatttttcagaaattacgttttttgcaggataagtagtttttgttttatttttaaaaaacaacactgaaaataaaaaaaaaaataaagatatttgagtacaacgatacaagctacgagaataagtgaGACAAAATGTATTCAACCAAAAGGTATGATgcaaattttctacgaatatttttttgataggaagcatATTTTTCTAATCGTAAAGaacaagatttgaaatttaaaaaaatatataaaaacaaggcaataagaataagacaGTTTCAATTTGCATGactattatgaattgtaatgatgtatttattaaaatgatatatgtTTCAGCgcaactaagaataaaatttaacgcaaaataagaaaaaaatattaaagtaattatgaTAAATACCATTTGTACTTTgttttgcaaaatctaaatacccAACCCCAGACAGaggtacataaaaatgtattatatttgatataaaagtgttgagcataatgtagaaaatttgacattttggacaaaatcgagtgtgaagcacgagatacgtgatgacaatgtgttcgctaaagccgaaagagctttaacaaaagagagtttacaatcgcaaaattacagttgtcaatgctttgacctttaattttacagtctgtcaagttaaagcgtgggtggctttactcgcagtcggtaaggtgtatcgacatgattttggtgtcaaaatattaagaagagctccctNNNNNNNNNNNNNNNNNNNNNNNNNNNNNNNNNNNNNNNNNNNNNNNNNNNNNNNNNNNNNNNNNNNNNNNNNNNNNNNNNNNNNNNNNNNNNNNNNNNNttcgaaactcacagatacgaatcacgaacaagagcattatgtaataatgaacaatgtcgccagaggactactagattttgcattgattgcaacatgtattgccgcttacattgtttctcaaaattacattctgaaacagcaggatcaaaatgatttcaacggattgaaatctaaaatgaaaaaaattctccataaaagaaaaattaaaaaatgtaaaaaatatataaaatccctttaaaaaaaagagactatcgatatttgtcgacctccacgttgatgatagttgggcaacgtaaactttgtttgcgacagacggacgatagatattcgtgaatcattttactcttatatGATGTTTagaactatgaaattttttattgaagaactatgcgcttttcggaaaatttgtcaagaataaaaagttcttgcaatcagccgaggaatacgcctgaatttttccggagcgttttgagccaaattttgaattttgcaaaaaaatttcatatacaaaatccaaaattttgctcaaaacgctttaaaaaattcaggcgtattccttggctgattacaagaactttttattcttgatgatttttccgaaaagcgcatcgtttattgtaaaaaaattcatgaatgttttcacaaaaattttgccatcaagacgccattttgaaaatactaaaacgaaaaatcgatctttgaaccatggattctcaaagtttagacatttattgcaccggttagtgagattccaggttaattacagactcgaaaagctttggaaaatggttcacaaaaaaaaataggcacgaaaaatcacgttttttttttgtttaagatgcattttgggataataaataaattttttgaggaatttcattggcaccgccggaaagaggagatcttaagcaatgaaaatatatgtgtctcaattttttctagtgtcaaaTAGTCTTAGTATTGCCCGTtaaaaagcagtgtaccggtagtggcgttttggccgtttaagggttaatgattaaaacatatttaattttgtgaaagaaAACGATCTGCtggattttgtttttattttaaaatattttacttggatgaaaagttaaaaatttaaataaaattcagaaattaagtTAAGTATTGGATAATCAATTACGAGAAATGTTGAGCCAATGATACTTTATGCGTGGcactcattttttgtttttgtttttattataatctcatcctaatgagaagatattgattttaccaggtgtatacatatgaaaccggtattttttcaagaaaaaaacacatttatttcaagagaataacaaatattttattcaaagtatgcgccctcgctgNNNNNNNNNNNNNNNNNNNNNNNNNNNNNNNNNNNNNNNNNNNNNNNNNNNNNNNNNNNNNNNNNNNNNNNNNNNNNNNNNNNNNNNNNNNNNNNNNNNNaaagcaaactgaatgttaaatcaaaaagcatgaaagagggagctcttcttaatattttgacaccaaaatcatgtcgatacaccttaccgactgcgagtaaaatcacccacgctttaacttgacagactgtaaaaggtctgtgcacaaacgTGGATAAAGTaaagctaaaattattttttttggttgaaaattcaagtatttgtttaaaaatatatgtattttattcaaaattcatctttttattggaaTCAGCCATTGAGATAATTTTCCAGTATATTGTAAATTGTTGAACTGGCGCACATATTATTTTAGGCTATTAGAAAAGAAgttgaaacatatttttcaagTAGTGAAAATAGTTGCATAGTGAATtcggtttcatttttttaaatatgagcaCAATAGTGTCTATacatgcaaaaaaaaacgaatacaaTTTGAGAACGGATGGGAATGAATGAGAGAGTTGgggaatttaatatttgataatatctgTGAATATTTCAGAATATGTGGGAATATGAGGGAATATAAgaaatatcaagaatatttgggAATATCAAGACCGAATCCGTTTCAAATCAGGCAGGacccctacacttgaaatcgcagaaacTCTCGACggcgaaatatattattttttagaggaaatcaGGCCTCTTACCAATTAGCCATCTTAGCAGCATcatgcgggctaaaccatttttgaggccggtAGAACGtttgttctttaaaattgtagCTATTGATTTTTTTCGTGAACTATGacaaatatcgcaaaagaacaagagacattttatgtagaacttttttaggcgtgcaaacttttatctgaACATTTTTCGTATCTTCATTGTCAGAGTAaaagttcaacaaatttaaaggtgggttttttgagaaaatccatttttaattttttttcagaaaaatcgctgccattttgttcattttaaacctttttcaattttacgGTGGTTTTTCAAAGAAATGCGATGAGCGCtattagaataaaaaacaaaataataaacatcTAAATTATGTCGAAATGTATATAGGTGTAAAGAAAAAAACCGGGTTTTGAAAAATAAGGCACAAAACTCAAATACGcagaactttttagaaaaaattctgttcgcaattcagaaaaatacgtatcgcaTATTTGCCTCTAAAACAGCATATTTCGCcatcgagagattctgcgatttcaattGAGGGACCTGTCTAATTTTTATTGGATTGGGTCTCaagaatacagtgaaactcttctatagtactgattttggggctgacaatgggtggaaactaactcattatagcccgcttcgcttgtgtttgttcacgcctgagtgacaaccgcagatcgcgcagctcctgttacacctacctgcggcgtggCTTCAGTTCTTGGAAggtctatagaagggagggctattgaagagtttcactgtattcggTAATATTGAAAGAATATATGAGAATATTTGGTGCTTGTACCAGGATTATCGGAGTGTTCGGCCCCTCGAGCAGAACTGAGGAATAAAGTTTGCCGTTATAGGTACAGTAATCAAATGCGTATTGGACAGTGTTCTAATATGAAATGGAATGTTCCAGCCtatattagtttaaataataccgcactttaaagaatatatttgataactttttttttaattacaccaaactctcacgTTCAGTcgccccgttctcagccttcctagaactgctggctccctcAGTTTCTCAGGGTAgaagagcggttgcgacattatatatatagatatatattccaattagaagcgagtcaggcggccctcactgtttacgtttctatcccctcgaaatcagtccaaggtcatTTGAGGGCAACCCCTGAGACTTGACGGAAAGCGAAAGTTTGGTGTAATTCACAGTACTCTGAGTACTGTGATGACTGTTTAGAGTGAAATTTTACACTTCATAAagtggaataataataattattattgcagATGGGTAATGAACGTTTCtatcacaggaaaaattatacAGTAAATTCATCCCTATTTTACCCCATCCTCACATATTTCAAGTGCCCCGTACACAGCTATTTCATATTGCACAGTCAGTGGCTGAGCAATGAAAAAGAGGACCGAAGAACGAGAAACCCTCATGGTTTTGAATTGAGTGTTATAGCATGACGTcattagaatgcgtaattcgactttttcgagaaaatattctaaacgtaagagtaaataaaaaatttactaatagtaatatttctcaaacGTAGAATCTATTTTCTCAGTCGTGTTCTTGTCTTTGATCGATTGATCACCTTTCAGTGTCaacaaaaacacttgaaaatactAATATGAATGTAGGTTAATGGCCCgagactttttcaactgcgcaaatcggggccgcctgaaccgtttccaattcgAATGCACAATATTAAGCGATTCTCTGTGTACGAGTGCCCGCGTACTGCGCCCTTCCGCTTCAGACAAGATTCGCAATTAACCGTCTCTCGCCCCTTGAACTGAGAAACTGCGCGGGTCAGCAGTTCTAGTATTTATGGATTTCAAATGGACCCGCGTTTTTCGGTACATGAgcagtttaaaaagttgattGTAGGGGATCGTATCAATACAAGGCCGGGctagccaatgaacgtcgcttgaCAAAAATGATCTAAAGTTGGGGAAAAGGTGCTGCAGGTCCTCCTTAGTTTTGTGAGTCACGCAATTGCAGAATAATGCGCAGCGTCCGTTCCTTTTATGAGACTTTTTCACACATATTGttaagaaattatgaaaattcaataagtaTAGTATGTAATGCACGACAAAACAGAAGTCAAGCGGACCTtgcgaatttcataaatttccttaGTGTTTTTCTTCTGAACTCTCAAAAACGCTCCATCAAATCACCGAGAAATAAGAGTAAAAAATTAAGCTGTATGTAAAGAAATTGTCacttattttaataacaaaattctaTGCAGAGTTTTACTAAACTAATCAACAATTGAGGATAGACAGAACGTTGTCAACGCAATCTCCTCTTTGTTTTGTTTTCTAGATAAAGTACTCCTCAGAACTTTCTTAAGAAAACAGGAATGCATTTGTAACTAGTTCTTGTCATGAAGTTTCGTGCTCTTACACTTAATTCATGTTCATCGCTTCCATACTTCATTAATTTGATCTGTCTTCTTGTCATTGCACAAATGACACAACGCGAATTCGGTTTGTGACAGAAAACTATATTTCCAGCGTGAATTACAAATGCTTTCCGGAAAAACTTTTAcacaagagagagaaaaaacgatttttacctCTTGCTTTCAGTCCAGTTTCAGGGGTTTCCTTCAAACAGCCTTGAACTGAATttggggggatcgaaacgtaaacagtcagggtcgcctgaaccgtttccaattagaATGCATGCTATTGCGTACTATACTCGACTGACAATCGCATCCGCTCTTgtcctgctcccctgagaaactgcgaggGCCagtagttctaggaaggccgaaaaCGGGGTGATTGAAAGCGAGAGTTCGGTGTACACTTAACTCCCAAGTCAAGCACGGTTTCAGGTATGGCTTGAATTGGTCTTCAGTATATCTCAGAGGAATCCAAACGTGAACCAGAATCGCCGCTAGATCATTTCTGTAGGATTTAGACGCATGCTAACAGCGGTGCAAATAACGCGCTGAAAGTGCGGCACTCGAGCTTTCTGTTCGAGGCCTCAAGTTCTAGGAATAGCGTACACTGAGGGTGCCTAtctcgggagttgagtgtataaACTTTTGATTCAAAAGACTGAAAATAAGAAAGCAGTAAATTCAATAATCCTCCCCATTCTCCTACTATATAGGTACTAATATTTCTAAACTTTCAGGGAGCAGATGTGAACTCATGCCAACATGAACACGGATACACAGCTCTACATTTCGCTGCACTGAGCGGAAATGCCGATCTTTGTCATCTTTTAATGTCTCACGGAGCAAGGATAGCAGCTACCAATAGTGTTGGTCGAACTGCTGCTCAAATGGCTGCGTTCGTCGGCAATCATCATTGCGTTGCAACAATCAACAACTTTATCCCTAAGGCTGATATCGACTACTACATTACACCCCAGGGTTTACAAACCGAACCACTTCTGCCACCTCACCTCGCAGATTCCTTCCACAAATTCATAATGCAGGTGAATGTTCATCCGGTTCGAGTATCCATGAACTTGCAACGATTTCCTGGACTTTTGGAGAATTTGGGCAAGGTGCGATAttcgaaagttttaaagaaagttatacAATTTCTTTCTTACGTATCTAAtacctattttattatttgtattcgtATTTGCAATCGAATCTGAATTTATTAAACTGTCGAGTCATAAACTTCacgaaaaattgatttgaattaaaatttcaggtCCAGAAGGTTTTGGAAGTTATGCGTCACAGGGAAATGACACGTGGGGCTGAAACGAACGAAGTAATAGCTTTCAAGTACCACTACCTTAGCTTTGTTGTGGCAGAAGTGATAAAAAGTCAAAATCGTCAAAAAGTGATGAAGGGTCAAACGGATAAAGAAAAGTCAAGCGAGGAAGGGTCTGAGGAAAAAAAATCCGATCCTGTCGAGGCTTTGGTTCGAAAATTTCTGAAGTGCAACAAAGCTGACGGTATTCCAGAGTATCAGGAAGCATTTTTGCGAGAGGCTGTGAGAGAATTTCCGTTCAGAGAGAGCACTATCTTCCACCAAATGGTCGCAACTCTCGCGGGATCGGATCCACCGTCTGCAGTTTCTGTTGTCGCGGCTGCAATCAACGGGCAACGTGGTTTCTTAGACCAATCGCAGATCTGCGTCACCTGCGGTGAAGAAAAAGCAACCAAGAAATGCAGCAAATGCAAGGCTGTTCAGTATTGCGACAGAGAATGTCAGAGACTTCACTGGTTCATGCACAAAAAAGCCTGCGCAAGACTGGATCCATCGACGAATTCGGGTACGAAACTGAGTCAGGAGAACAAGGAACAAATTGCAAATGCAGTTAGCTCGAGATTACAGAATCTTGCTGTTAATTAGGAAGGTTGAACAATGTCAAAACTAATTTGGTGTAAATAACGCAGGGAAACTTATCCTGCTCTGAATTCTCGAGCTTTTGGATTAGGGACATGAGCATTTGCTCTCGGTATTGACAAAAGCCAATTGTATTCTATTCTGATGTATTTAGTCAGGTATTGGGATGCGGGATTTTGATGGGTCACTTTTTTTTATCCCAAACATTCATGACAATGTCAATTTTCTATAGCTGTTGAGTAGAGTGAGAAGAAAGTCACCTTTTACAACCCACGAGCGTCAAAGTAATTTTTGCGCATGTCAAGTCGCATATTTTATTACACTAGAAATACCATTTAAGTATCTCCCATTTAAGtcatccctaccgaaaagaatctgagtatatactaaaaattctttaggtcaaagaagctcagagaaattctctgccaggcactcaggtagatatttttaaaggtccaggaagctcgctTAAATGGTCTggaggctttaaaatatcctttccgaaattgaaataagaatacgatcataaataacaagcagagaagtgggacgatggtcgtgggggctaaagcgtaggctttggactcactccttcggcttgcgggttcgattcccgcctcgcactctggaagagtctcggtggcccatgcggtgaacactagcctagcaagggagttgttcatctccggagagtcgtgggaccggtacctctagagaaaaaggttttctctaagtacttaaggctgttgctcttggtggttcggaacccaccttaaactgtaggtcccccttccaccaccaagtaagtgtaaaggaatagagaaggtgtaagaaaaatttaaatccccttaggggacacattagaagcttccattccataacaagcagagaggctatctcaatagagtagccgacacgcaagggtcctttgttaagctttaggattaaaatttagaactagattttttttttaatttcatagttaacagcctaaaacttaataattcggaatctacgggtttcgatgacttcagatatctaacttttttttttaatgcttaaaattggaattaatagaacgtttctcgtaaatggaatgagatacgccaaaaaagacaacattttttaattcaactagaaaattgtatatcagtatataagttataattataaataagtataaagagaaaattcatcatttaaaaaaaagtgttaataatttgaagagaaatttaaaaagggagagcggattagccacg includes:
- the LOC117182673 gene encoding ankyrin repeat and MYND domain-containing protein 2; translated protein: MAPATEGLSDEQKAIYEKITKNEVEELKTLLAATKMKLDFVDENGMSLLQHACYKGNKEIVQMLLDQGADVNSCQHEHGYTALHFAALSGNADLCHLLMSHGARIAATNSVGRTAAQMAAFVGNHHCVATINNFIPKADIDYYITPQGLQTEPLLPPHLADSFHKFIMQVNVHPVRVSMNLQRFPGLLENLGKVQKVLEVMRHREMTRGAETNEVIAFKYHYLSFVVAEVIKSQNRQKVMKGQTDKEKSSEEGSEEKKSDPVEALVRKFLKCNKADGIPEYQEAFLREAVREFPFRESTIFHQMVATLAGSDPPSAVSVVAAAINGQRGFLDQSQICVTCGEEKATKKCSKCKAVQYCDRECQRLHWFMHKKACARLDPSTNSGTKLSQENKEQIANAVSSRLQNLAVN